The following are encoded in a window of Tolypothrix sp. PCC 7712 genomic DNA:
- a CDS encoding mobilization protein — protein sequence MAAIHFVDGEKGGVGKSLFARVMVQYCIDNKLSYELVEADQSNPDVGAFYPNNHKKAVFSESERKAYDADEIFNLALTTSVIVNLPAQVYPAVTDWIERNQILEITGKNKVKIYKWFVCSGGYDSVQLFIQSLERFENKIKHIFVRNCALCDDWKHIDGRKDLQELIKAYKVAVINFPKFSYRERDILDANQINFSAARDYGELGVLGKQRLHNFLKKAFEEIEKAKIWNLTVASITSPTEKVDDANANSKVATKK from the coding sequence ATGGCAGCAATTCACTTCGTTGATGGTGAAAAAGGTGGAGTAGGCAAGTCATTATTTGCACGCGTTATGGTGCAATACTGTATTGATAATAAACTATCTTATGAGTTAGTAGAAGCAGACCAAAGTAATCCAGATGTGGGTGCATTTTACCCAAATAATCATAAAAAAGCAGTTTTTAGCGAATCAGAGCGTAAAGCTTATGATGCTGATGAAATTTTTAATTTAGCACTCACAACTTCTGTAATTGTCAATTTGCCTGCTCAAGTCTACCCAGCAGTAACTGACTGGATTGAGCGTAATCAAATCCTAGAAATTACTGGAAAAAATAAGGTCAAAATATATAAATGGTTTGTTTGTAGTGGTGGATATGACAGTGTTCAATTATTTATTCAATCTCTAGAACGCTTTGAAAACAAGATTAAGCATATATTTGTACGCAATTGTGCTTTATGCGATGACTGGAAACACATAGATGGACGTAAGGATTTACAGGAATTAATCAAAGCTTATAAAGTAGCTGTCATCAATTTTCCCAAGTTCAGCTATCGAGAGCGGGATATCCTTGATGCTAATCAGATAAATTTTTCTGCGGCTAGAGATTATGGAGAGTTAGGTGTATTGGGTAAGCAGCGATTACACAATTTTCTCAAAAAAGCTTTTGAGGAAATTGAGAAAGCTAAAATTTGGAATCTGACCGTAGCTTCAATTACTTCCCCAACCGAAAAAGTTGATGATGCTAATGCCAACAGCAAAGTTGCTACCAAAAAGTAA
- a CDS encoding DUF6753 family protein — protein MSKSHTEELDLDDEFLDSVAARGKGLSQIPYPTLLDLAIRGKDDSFKARVWEIVVQTGVDPDDPAFLMMIATGRLQVLLEDNPKEMEAMFDLWQTQLYDHLQTYEKIAVKGQQKAIAQAVTALIRRTEFERAIHSVPSLIAAGILLLIAAGVGGLVSLAGTSWYQSSHLDPAGPRQLTQVEADALEWATSNEGKFAHNLMQWNQDLLSRDQNGQLACAKEAKRLGVTLQIGASSRKASSGFCTLWISPANQRQFVSKPKN, from the coding sequence ATGAGTAAATCTCACACAGAAGAACTTGATTTAGATGATGAATTTTTGGATTCAGTCGCTGCTAGAGGTAAAGGACTGAGCCAAATTCCTTACCCAACTTTACTAGATTTAGCCATTCGAGGTAAAGATGATTCATTTAAAGCCAGGGTTTGGGAAATAGTAGTTCAAACTGGAGTAGACCCTGACGACCCAGCATTTCTGATGATGATTGCTACTGGCAGGCTACAAGTGCTATTGGAAGACAATCCCAAAGAAATGGAAGCAATGTTTGATCTGTGGCAGACACAGCTTTATGACCATCTCCAGACATATGAAAAAATAGCAGTAAAAGGACAGCAAAAAGCGATCGCTCAGGCAGTGACAGCATTAATCAGACGTACTGAATTTGAACGTGCTATTCATTCGGTTCCCTCTCTAATTGCTGCGGGAATATTGCTATTAATTGCAGCAGGAGTGGGTGGACTGGTAAGTTTAGCTGGAACGTCTTGGTATCAATCCAGTCATCTAGATCCTGCTGGGCCACGCCAACTTACACAAGTAGAAGCCGATGCTTTGGAATGGGCAACCAGTAATGAAGGTAAGTTTGCTCACAATCTAATGCAATGGAATCAAGATTTGCTGAGTCGTGACCAAAACGGTCAACTTGCTTGTGCAAAGGAAGCCAAGCGTTTGGGGGTAACACTCCAAATTGGAGCAAGTAGCAGAAAAGCCTCGTCCGGGTTCTGCACTTTATGGATATCACCTGCTAATCAGCGCCAGTTTGTATCTAAGCCCAAAAATTAA
- a CDS encoding IS701 family transposase, with the protein MVQPRPAAPTVKFVDEYCQWYKSLFPDVRSFEAFKYLHVGCISDLKRKTLPEIAKIVGLDNQQGLHHFLTTSPWDIEKLRTLRLELILQVLKGRPIILIIDETGDKKKGSKTDYVKRQYIGNLGKTDNGIVAVTVYGVFCGMTFPLLFEVYKPRERLQAGDKYRTKPEIAAILIKKLQSMGFKFNLVLADSLYGESGKNFISVLDELNLNYIVAIRSNHYVEILPRQHIQYLKWQKFQRVFSDLSRENRFIREIIPGKRGELRYWQITTDPENLPDNTTWYVMSKYPDITPREVGNFYGLRTWVEYGLKQSKNELGWSDFRLTHYPDIERWWEIICSAYLMVSLHSEQLFQSPSQRESKFVSHPWWDNGNGWKNILNNLRLIIQPFTLFNLIYPWLTVFPIPQLALGFFKLQSIIYSLTSSIFISLIHPDFYFSSA; encoded by the coding sequence ATGGTACAGCCCCGTCCAGCCGCACCAACAGTCAAATTTGTGGACGAATATTGCCAGTGGTATAAAAGTCTGTTTCCAGATGTTAGGAGTTTCGAGGCTTTTAAATATCTCCATGTAGGCTGCATTTCTGATCTAAAACGTAAAACATTGCCAGAAATAGCAAAAATCGTAGGATTAGATAACCAGCAAGGGTTGCATCATTTTCTAACTACATCACCTTGGGATATAGAAAAGTTAAGAACCTTAAGGTTAGAGTTAATTTTACAAGTGCTAAAAGGTAGACCAATCATTTTAATTATTGATGAGACAGGGGATAAAAAGAAAGGGAGCAAGACAGATTATGTGAAACGGCAGTATATAGGAAATTTGGGAAAAACAGATAATGGAATTGTGGCAGTGACAGTATATGGTGTTTTCTGTGGGATGACATTTCCATTACTGTTTGAAGTGTATAAACCCAGGGAAAGATTACAGGCAGGAGATAAGTACCGCACTAAACCAGAAATAGCAGCAATACTGATAAAAAAGCTACAATCAATGGGTTTTAAATTCAACTTAGTACTTGCAGATAGCTTATATGGAGAGAGTGGTAAGAATTTCATATCTGTATTAGATGAACTAAACTTGAACTATATAGTAGCGATTCGGTCAAATCATTATGTAGAAATACTTCCACGACAACATATTCAATATTTAAAGTGGCAGAAGTTTCAAAGGGTATTCTCTGACTTGAGTCGGGAAAATCGATTTATTAGAGAAATTATTCCGGGAAAACGTGGAGAACTTAGATATTGGCAAATTACTACAGATCCAGAAAATTTGCCTGATAACACTACTTGGTATGTGATGAGTAAATATCCAGACATTACGCCAAGAGAAGTTGGAAATTTTTACGGTTTAAGAACTTGGGTCGAGTACGGGTTAAAACAAAGTAAGAATGAATTAGGTTGGTCAGATTTTCGCCTGACTCACTACCCAGATATTGAGCGATGGTGGGAAATTATTTGCAGTGCTTATTTAATGGTTAGTCTGCATTCGGAGCAACTGTTTCAGTCTCCATCACAACGAGAGTCAAAATTTGTTTCACATCCTTGGTGGGATAATGGAAATGGCTGGAAGAACATTCTTAACAATCTTCGTTTGATTATTCAACCTTTTACTTTATTTAATCTGATATATCCCTGGTTAACGGTTTTTCCTATTCCTCAATTAGCTTTGGGTTTTTTTAAACTTCAATCTATTATTTATAGCCTCACCAGTTCAATTTTTATATCCCTGATTCACCCTGATTTCTACTTTTCCTCTGCCTAG
- a CDS encoding AAA family ATPase, with amino-acid sequence MKLITDWPALAEQNTAIVAVEYHTPDRMQILQQFYNWGEDRSLSVFVWNPGYCRLQQLIRHQSQYILQSTDRGKKGDIIQYLLEEYQPGIYLLEGVLNESDGSKISQKCSYQLLNAYHQALWSKQHHYWVLLETYVQLPLELQPFIPILSNPLPDKEQVQLVVQQFCDTWVGRSDHRLKNCAECDRYSSLKTTEKTEALRSLFRACQGLPIGEINMLLQQCLGFAAQLEEIAQLVLKHKVNKLRGRGLEYIAQPDVPSAGGLDLLEKRLETITYLLQTEAEQYGLKFPTGMLLWGPPGTGKSLSAKLAAKKMGLPLLAANWGVLLSASHPDRALKEFIALVTSLAPCVLYWDDFDKGFAGWDSNADGGIARRLSAALLTWMQEHQEPVYTIATVNRLEMLPAELVRRFDDIFFMDLPHEGARYEVFNLHLAKYFPAFRNNNSPWSDDQWHKLLAEYRICSPAEIGNAVRRCAEEAFYQSRPGEIEFEDLLKQRQEFTPAMERESEQIQAIRNQAIYAKPVAGQDVSRFAYQHRELFG; translated from the coding sequence ATGAAATTGATAACAGACTGGCCTGCTCTGGCTGAGCAAAATACTGCAATTGTGGCTGTGGAGTATCATACGCCTGACAGAATGCAGATATTACAGCAATTTTACAATTGGGGTGAGGATCGTTCTTTGTCAGTCTTTGTCTGGAATCCTGGTTACTGTAGACTACAGCAATTAATTCGCCATCAAAGTCAGTACATCTTACAGTCAACTGACAGGGGTAAAAAAGGGGACATTATTCAGTATCTTCTGGAGGAATATCAACCAGGCATTTATTTACTGGAGGGGGTGCTAAATGAGAGTGATGGTAGCAAAATCAGTCAAAAATGTAGCTATCAATTACTCAATGCCTATCATCAAGCTCTCTGGAGTAAACAACATCATTACTGGGTGTTATTGGAAACTTATGTTCAACTACCGCTAGAATTACAGCCTTTTATTCCCATATTGTCAAATCCACTTCCAGACAAAGAGCAGGTGCAGCTGGTTGTGCAGCAGTTTTGTGATACTTGGGTTGGGCGTAGCGATCATCGCCTTAAGAACTGTGCGGAATGCGATCGCTATTCAAGCCTAAAGACAACAGAAAAAACAGAAGCACTGCGATCGCTCTTTCGTGCCTGTCAGGGTTTACCCATAGGCGAGATAAATATGCTACTACAGCAATGTCTGGGTTTTGCAGCACAGCTTGAGGAAATCGCCCAATTAGTGCTAAAGCATAAAGTTAACAAATTGCGGGGACGAGGTTTAGAATACATTGCCCAACCGGATGTACCTTCAGCCGGGGGATTAGATTTACTAGAAAAAAGGTTGGAAACTATTACCTATCTACTTCAAACAGAAGCAGAGCAATATGGATTGAAGTTTCCCACTGGAATGCTGCTTTGGGGTCCACCGGGTACTGGTAAGAGTCTTTCTGCCAAGTTAGCAGCTAAGAAAATGGGATTGCCACTGTTAGCAGCTAATTGGGGTGTACTATTGAGTGCTTCTCATCCCGACAGAGCATTAAAGGAGTTTATTGCTTTGGTGACTTCCCTTGCTCCCTGTGTACTTTATTGGGATGACTTTGATAAAGGTTTTGCTGGCTGGGACTCCAATGCAGATGGAGGTATAGCACGACGTTTATCTGCTGCTTTACTAACTTGGATGCAAGAGCATCAAGAGCCAGTTTATACAATTGCTACTGTCAACCGCTTAGAAATGCTACCTGCGGAATTAGTGCGTCGTTTTGATGATATCTTTTTTATGGACTTACCCCATGAAGGGGCAAGATATGAAGTATTCAATTTACATTTAGCCAAGTATTTTCCAGCATTTAGAAACAATAACTCTCCTTGGAGCGATGACCAATGGCATAAGTTGTTGGCAGAATATCGTATTTGCAGTCCAGCAGAGATTGGTAATGCAGTCCGTCGTTGTGCTGAAGAGGCTTTTTATCAAAGTAGACCTGGGGAAATTGAGTTTGAGGATCTGCTGAAACAGCGACAAGAATTTACACCAGCTATGGAGCGAGAGTCAGAACAGATACAGGCAATTCGCAATCAGGCTATTTATGCTAAACCAGTAGCTGGTCAGGATGTTTCTCGATTTGCTTATCAGCACCGGGAGTTATTTGGGTAA